From one Calypte anna isolate BGI_N300 chromosome 11, bCalAnn1_v1.p, whole genome shotgun sequence genomic stretch:
- the NDRG4 gene encoding protein NDRG4 isoform X1, producing MKVLRHKIELLTGRPGRLWEAGAGGPWWTLTSPWPLAGLLLQEMTMAELRFTEEKPLLRGQETELENSDVFLSAVDSDWKEHDIETPYGLLHVVIRGSPKGNRPAILTYHDVGLNYKLCFNTFFNYEDMQEITKHFVVCHVDAPGQQAGASQFPQGYQYPSMDQLAAMLPSVVQHFGFKYVIGIGVGAGAYVLAKFALIFPDLVEGLVLMNIDPNGKGWIDWAATKLSGLTSTLPDNVLSHLFSQEELMNNTELVQSYRQQIGSVVNQFNLQLFLNMYNSRRDLDINRPGTVPNAKTLRCPVMLVVGDNAPAEEGVVECNSKLDPTNTTFLKMADSGGLPQVTQPGKLTEAFKYFLQGMGYMPSASMTRLARSRTASLTSASSMDGTRPRACTHSESTEAMGQINHTMEVSC from the exons ATGAAGGTTCTCCGGCACAAGATCGAGCTGCTGACAG GGAGACCCGGGAGACTCTgggaggctggggcaggggggccATGGTGGACTCTGACATCACCCTGGCCcttggcagggctgctgctgcaggagatgaCCATGGCTGAGCTGCGCTTCACGGAGGAGAAGCCTCTGTTGCGAGGCCAGGAGACTGAGCTG GAGAACTCTGATGTCTTCCTCTCCGCTGTGGATTCTGACTGGAAG GAACATGACATTGAGACCCCCTATGGGCTGCTGCATGTGGTCATCCGGGGCTCACCCAAGGGGAATCGGCCAGCTATCCTGACATACCATGACGTGGGCCTCAACT ACAAGCTTTGCTTCAACACATTCTTCAACTATGAAGACATGCAGGAAATCACAAAGCACTTTGTGGTGTGCCACGTGGATGCACCAggccagcaggcaggagccTCGCAGTTCCCTCAGGG GTACCAGTACCCATCCATGGACCAGCTGGCTGCCATGTTACCTAGTGTGGTGCAACACTTTGG gtTCAAGTATGTGATTGGAATCGGCGTTGGGGCAGGAGCCTACGTGCTGGCCAAGTTTGCG CTCATCTTCCCTGACCTGGTTGAAGGGCTGGTCCTCATGAACATTGACCCCAACGGCAAGGGCTGGATTGACTGGGCAGCTACTAAA CTCTCTGGCCTCACTAGCACACTGCCAGACAATGTCCTGTCCCACCTGTTCAGCCAG GAAGAGCTGATGAACAACACGGAGCTGGTGCAGAGTTATCGCCAGCAGATCGGCAGTGTGGTGAACCAGTTCAACCTCCAGCTCTTCCTCAACATGTACAACAG CCGCAGGGACCTGGACATTAACCGGCCTGGGACTGTGCCCAATGCCAAGACACTGCG CTGCCCTGTGATGCTGGTGGTCGGAGATAATGCTCCTGCTGAAGAGGGGGTG GTGGAGTGTAACTCCAAGCTGGATCCCACCAATACCACCTTCCTGAAG ATGGCTGACTCTGGTGGGCTGCCCCAGGTCACACAG cccGGCAAGCTGACCGAAGCCTTCAAGTACTTCCTGCAAGGCATGGGCTACA TGCCATCAGCCAGCATGACCCGCCTGGCACGCTCCCGCACAGCCTCCCTTACCAGCGCCAGCTCGATGGACGGCACCCGCCCACGTGCCTGCACCCACTCGGAGAGCACCGAGGCCATGGGGCAGATCAACCACACCATGGAGGTATCATGCTGA
- the NDRG4 gene encoding protein NDRG4 isoform X4, translating into MKVLRHKIELLTGLLLQEMTMAELRFTEEKPLLRGQETELENSDVFLSAVDSDWKEHDIETPYGLLHVVIRGSPKGNRPAILTYHDVGLNYKLCFNTFFNYEDMQEITKHFVVCHVDAPGQQAGASQFPQGYQYPSMDQLAAMLPSVVQHFGFKYVIGIGVGAGAYVLAKFALIFPDLVEGLVLMNIDPNGKGWIDWAATKLSGLTSTLPDNVLSHLFSQEELMNNTELVQSYRQQIGSVVNQFNLQLFLNMYNSRRDLDINRPGTVPNAKTLRCPVMLVVGDNAPAEEGVVECNSKLDPTNTTFLKMADSGGLPQVTQPGKLTEAFKYFLQGMGYMPSASMTRLARSRTASLTSASSMDGTRPRACTHSESTEAMGQINHTMEVSC; encoded by the exons ATGAAGGTTCTCCGGCACAAGATCGAGCTGCTGACAG ggctgctgctgcaggagatgaCCATGGCTGAGCTGCGCTTCACGGAGGAGAAGCCTCTGTTGCGAGGCCAGGAGACTGAGCTG GAGAACTCTGATGTCTTCCTCTCCGCTGTGGATTCTGACTGGAAG GAACATGACATTGAGACCCCCTATGGGCTGCTGCATGTGGTCATCCGGGGCTCACCCAAGGGGAATCGGCCAGCTATCCTGACATACCATGACGTGGGCCTCAACT ACAAGCTTTGCTTCAACACATTCTTCAACTATGAAGACATGCAGGAAATCACAAAGCACTTTGTGGTGTGCCACGTGGATGCACCAggccagcaggcaggagccTCGCAGTTCCCTCAGGG GTACCAGTACCCATCCATGGACCAGCTGGCTGCCATGTTACCTAGTGTGGTGCAACACTTTGG gtTCAAGTATGTGATTGGAATCGGCGTTGGGGCAGGAGCCTACGTGCTGGCCAAGTTTGCG CTCATCTTCCCTGACCTGGTTGAAGGGCTGGTCCTCATGAACATTGACCCCAACGGCAAGGGCTGGATTGACTGGGCAGCTACTAAA CTCTCTGGCCTCACTAGCACACTGCCAGACAATGTCCTGTCCCACCTGTTCAGCCAG GAAGAGCTGATGAACAACACGGAGCTGGTGCAGAGTTATCGCCAGCAGATCGGCAGTGTGGTGAACCAGTTCAACCTCCAGCTCTTCCTCAACATGTACAACAG CCGCAGGGACCTGGACATTAACCGGCCTGGGACTGTGCCCAATGCCAAGACACTGCG CTGCCCTGTGATGCTGGTGGTCGGAGATAATGCTCCTGCTGAAGAGGGGGTG GTGGAGTGTAACTCCAAGCTGGATCCCACCAATACCACCTTCCTGAAG ATGGCTGACTCTGGTGGGCTGCCCCAGGTCACACAG cccGGCAAGCTGACCGAAGCCTTCAAGTACTTCCTGCAAGGCATGGGCTACA TGCCATCAGCCAGCATGACCCGCCTGGCACGCTCCCGCACAGCCTCCCTTACCAGCGCCAGCTCGATGGACGGCACCCGCCCACGTGCCTGCACCCACTCGGAGAGCACCGAGGCCATGGGGCAGATCAACCACACCATGGAGGTATCATGCTGA
- the NDRG4 gene encoding protein NDRG4 isoform X3: MKVLRHKIELLTGLLLQEMTMAELRFTEEKPLLRGQETELENSDVFLSAVDSDWKEHDIETPYGLLHVVIRGSPKGNRPAILTYHDVGLNYKLCFNTFFNYEDMQEITKHFVVCHVDAPGQQAGASQFPQGYQYPSMDQLAAMLPSVVQHFGFKYVIGIGVGAGAYVLAKFALIFPDLVEGLVLMNIDPNGKGWIDWAATKLSGLTSTLPDNVLSHLFSQEELMNNTELVQSYRQQIGSVVNQFNLQLFLNMYNSRRDLDINRPGTVPNAKTLRCPVMLVVGDNAPAEEGVVECNSKLDPTNTTFLKMADSGGLPQVTQPGKLTEAFKYFLQGMGYITHLKDRRLSGGTVPSASMTRLARSRTASLTSASSMDGTRPRACTHSESTEAMGQINHTMEVSC; encoded by the exons ATGAAGGTTCTCCGGCACAAGATCGAGCTGCTGACAG ggctgctgctgcaggagatgaCCATGGCTGAGCTGCGCTTCACGGAGGAGAAGCCTCTGTTGCGAGGCCAGGAGACTGAGCTG GAGAACTCTGATGTCTTCCTCTCCGCTGTGGATTCTGACTGGAAG GAACATGACATTGAGACCCCCTATGGGCTGCTGCATGTGGTCATCCGGGGCTCACCCAAGGGGAATCGGCCAGCTATCCTGACATACCATGACGTGGGCCTCAACT ACAAGCTTTGCTTCAACACATTCTTCAACTATGAAGACATGCAGGAAATCACAAAGCACTTTGTGGTGTGCCACGTGGATGCACCAggccagcaggcaggagccTCGCAGTTCCCTCAGGG GTACCAGTACCCATCCATGGACCAGCTGGCTGCCATGTTACCTAGTGTGGTGCAACACTTTGG gtTCAAGTATGTGATTGGAATCGGCGTTGGGGCAGGAGCCTACGTGCTGGCCAAGTTTGCG CTCATCTTCCCTGACCTGGTTGAAGGGCTGGTCCTCATGAACATTGACCCCAACGGCAAGGGCTGGATTGACTGGGCAGCTACTAAA CTCTCTGGCCTCACTAGCACACTGCCAGACAATGTCCTGTCCCACCTGTTCAGCCAG GAAGAGCTGATGAACAACACGGAGCTGGTGCAGAGTTATCGCCAGCAGATCGGCAGTGTGGTGAACCAGTTCAACCTCCAGCTCTTCCTCAACATGTACAACAG CCGCAGGGACCTGGACATTAACCGGCCTGGGACTGTGCCCAATGCCAAGACACTGCG CTGCCCTGTGATGCTGGTGGTCGGAGATAATGCTCCTGCTGAAGAGGGGGTG GTGGAGTGTAACTCCAAGCTGGATCCCACCAATACCACCTTCCTGAAG ATGGCTGACTCTGGTGGGCTGCCCCAGGTCACACAG cccGGCAAGCTGACCGAAGCCTTCAAGTACTTCCTGCAAGGCATGGGCTACA TCACCCACCTGAAGGATCGGAGGCTGAGTGGAGGCACAG TGCCATCAGCCAGCATGACCCGCCTGGCACGCTCCCGCACAGCCTCCCTTACCAGCGCCAGCTCGATGGACGGCACCCGCCCACGTGCCTGCACCCACTCGGAGAGCACCGAGGCCATGGGGCAGATCAACCACACCATGGAGGTATCATGCTGA
- the NDRG4 gene encoding protein NDRG4 isoform X2, producing the protein MKVLRHKIELLTGLLLQEMTMAELRFTEEKPLLRGQETELENSDVFLSAVDSDWKEHDIETPYGLLHVVIRGSPKGNRPAILTYHDVGLNYKLCFNTFFNYEDMQEITKHFVVCHVDAPGQQAGASQFPQGYQYPSMDQLAAMLPSVVQHFGFKYVIGIGVGAGAYVLAKFALIFPDLVEGLVLMNIDPNGKGWIDWAATKLSGLTSTLPDNVLSHLFSQEELMNNTELVQSYRQQIGSVVNQFNLQLFLNMYNSRRDLDINRPGTVPNAKTLRCPVMLVVGDNAPAEEGVVECNSKLDPTNTTFLKQMADSGGLPQVTQPGKLTEAFKYFLQGMGYITHLKDRRLSGGTVPSASMTRLARSRTASLTSASSMDGTRPRACTHSESTEAMGQINHTMEVSC; encoded by the exons ATGAAGGTTCTCCGGCACAAGATCGAGCTGCTGACAG ggctgctgctgcaggagatgaCCATGGCTGAGCTGCGCTTCACGGAGGAGAAGCCTCTGTTGCGAGGCCAGGAGACTGAGCTG GAGAACTCTGATGTCTTCCTCTCCGCTGTGGATTCTGACTGGAAG GAACATGACATTGAGACCCCCTATGGGCTGCTGCATGTGGTCATCCGGGGCTCACCCAAGGGGAATCGGCCAGCTATCCTGACATACCATGACGTGGGCCTCAACT ACAAGCTTTGCTTCAACACATTCTTCAACTATGAAGACATGCAGGAAATCACAAAGCACTTTGTGGTGTGCCACGTGGATGCACCAggccagcaggcaggagccTCGCAGTTCCCTCAGGG GTACCAGTACCCATCCATGGACCAGCTGGCTGCCATGTTACCTAGTGTGGTGCAACACTTTGG gtTCAAGTATGTGATTGGAATCGGCGTTGGGGCAGGAGCCTACGTGCTGGCCAAGTTTGCG CTCATCTTCCCTGACCTGGTTGAAGGGCTGGTCCTCATGAACATTGACCCCAACGGCAAGGGCTGGATTGACTGGGCAGCTACTAAA CTCTCTGGCCTCACTAGCACACTGCCAGACAATGTCCTGTCCCACCTGTTCAGCCAG GAAGAGCTGATGAACAACACGGAGCTGGTGCAGAGTTATCGCCAGCAGATCGGCAGTGTGGTGAACCAGTTCAACCTCCAGCTCTTCCTCAACATGTACAACAG CCGCAGGGACCTGGACATTAACCGGCCTGGGACTGTGCCCAATGCCAAGACACTGCG CTGCCCTGTGATGCTGGTGGTCGGAGATAATGCTCCTGCTGAAGAGGGGGTG GTGGAGTGTAACTCCAAGCTGGATCCCACCAATACCACCTTCCTGAAG CAGATGGCTGACTCTGGTGGGCTGCCCCAGGTCACACAG cccGGCAAGCTGACCGAAGCCTTCAAGTACTTCCTGCAAGGCATGGGCTACA TCACCCACCTGAAGGATCGGAGGCTGAGTGGAGGCACAG TGCCATCAGCCAGCATGACCCGCCTGGCACGCTCCCGCACAGCCTCCCTTACCAGCGCCAGCTCGATGGACGGCACCCGCCCACGTGCCTGCACCCACTCGGAGAGCACCGAGGCCATGGGGCAGATCAACCACACCATGGAGGTATCATGCTGA
- the NDRG4 gene encoding protein NDRG4 isoform X6 gives MPECWDGEHDIETPYGLLHVVIRGSPKGNRPAILTYHDVGLNYKLCFNTFFNYEDMQEITKHFVVCHVDAPGQQAGASQFPQGYQYPSMDQLAAMLPSVVQHFGFKYVIGIGVGAGAYVLAKFALIFPDLVEGLVLMNIDPNGKGWIDWAATKLSGLTSTLPDNVLSHLFSQEELMNNTELVQSYRQQIGSVVNQFNLQLFLNMYNSRRDLDINRPGTVPNAKTLRCPVMLVVGDNAPAEEGVVECNSKLDPTNTTFLKMADSGGLPQVTQPGKLTEAFKYFLQGMGYITHLKDRRLSGGTVPSASMTRLARSRTASLTSASSMDGTRPRACTHSESTEAMGQINHTMEVSC, from the exons ATGCCGGAGTGCTGGGATGGG GAACATGACATTGAGACCCCCTATGGGCTGCTGCATGTGGTCATCCGGGGCTCACCCAAGGGGAATCGGCCAGCTATCCTGACATACCATGACGTGGGCCTCAACT ACAAGCTTTGCTTCAACACATTCTTCAACTATGAAGACATGCAGGAAATCACAAAGCACTTTGTGGTGTGCCACGTGGATGCACCAggccagcaggcaggagccTCGCAGTTCCCTCAGGG GTACCAGTACCCATCCATGGACCAGCTGGCTGCCATGTTACCTAGTGTGGTGCAACACTTTGG gtTCAAGTATGTGATTGGAATCGGCGTTGGGGCAGGAGCCTACGTGCTGGCCAAGTTTGCG CTCATCTTCCCTGACCTGGTTGAAGGGCTGGTCCTCATGAACATTGACCCCAACGGCAAGGGCTGGATTGACTGGGCAGCTACTAAA CTCTCTGGCCTCACTAGCACACTGCCAGACAATGTCCTGTCCCACCTGTTCAGCCAG GAAGAGCTGATGAACAACACGGAGCTGGTGCAGAGTTATCGCCAGCAGATCGGCAGTGTGGTGAACCAGTTCAACCTCCAGCTCTTCCTCAACATGTACAACAG CCGCAGGGACCTGGACATTAACCGGCCTGGGACTGTGCCCAATGCCAAGACACTGCG CTGCCCTGTGATGCTGGTGGTCGGAGATAATGCTCCTGCTGAAGAGGGGGTG GTGGAGTGTAACTCCAAGCTGGATCCCACCAATACCACCTTCCTGAAG ATGGCTGACTCTGGTGGGCTGCCCCAGGTCACACAG cccGGCAAGCTGACCGAAGCCTTCAAGTACTTCCTGCAAGGCATGGGCTACA TCACCCACCTGAAGGATCGGAGGCTGAGTGGAGGCACAG TGCCATCAGCCAGCATGACCCGCCTGGCACGCTCCCGCACAGCCTCCCTTACCAGCGCCAGCTCGATGGACGGCACCCGCCCACGTGCCTGCACCCACTCGGAGAGCACCGAGGCCATGGGGCAGATCAACCACACCATGGAGGTATCATGCTGA
- the NDRG4 gene encoding protein NDRG4 isoform X7 codes for MPECWDGEHDIETPYGLLHVVIRGSPKGNRPAILTYHDVGLNYKLCFNTFFNYEDMQEITKHFVVCHVDAPGQQAGASQFPQGYQYPSMDQLAAMLPSVVQHFGFKYVIGIGVGAGAYVLAKFALIFPDLVEGLVLMNIDPNGKGWIDWAATKLSGLTSTLPDNVLSHLFSQEELMNNTELVQSYRQQIGSVVNQFNLQLFLNMYNSRRDLDINRPGTVPNAKTLRCPVMLVVGDNAPAEEGVVECNSKLDPTNTTFLKMADSGGLPQVTQPGKLTEAFKYFLQGMGYMPSASMTRLARSRTASLTSASSMDGTRPRACTHSESTEAMGQINHTMEVSC; via the exons ATGCCGGAGTGCTGGGATGGG GAACATGACATTGAGACCCCCTATGGGCTGCTGCATGTGGTCATCCGGGGCTCACCCAAGGGGAATCGGCCAGCTATCCTGACATACCATGACGTGGGCCTCAACT ACAAGCTTTGCTTCAACACATTCTTCAACTATGAAGACATGCAGGAAATCACAAAGCACTTTGTGGTGTGCCACGTGGATGCACCAggccagcaggcaggagccTCGCAGTTCCCTCAGGG GTACCAGTACCCATCCATGGACCAGCTGGCTGCCATGTTACCTAGTGTGGTGCAACACTTTGG gtTCAAGTATGTGATTGGAATCGGCGTTGGGGCAGGAGCCTACGTGCTGGCCAAGTTTGCG CTCATCTTCCCTGACCTGGTTGAAGGGCTGGTCCTCATGAACATTGACCCCAACGGCAAGGGCTGGATTGACTGGGCAGCTACTAAA CTCTCTGGCCTCACTAGCACACTGCCAGACAATGTCCTGTCCCACCTGTTCAGCCAG GAAGAGCTGATGAACAACACGGAGCTGGTGCAGAGTTATCGCCAGCAGATCGGCAGTGTGGTGAACCAGTTCAACCTCCAGCTCTTCCTCAACATGTACAACAG CCGCAGGGACCTGGACATTAACCGGCCTGGGACTGTGCCCAATGCCAAGACACTGCG CTGCCCTGTGATGCTGGTGGTCGGAGATAATGCTCCTGCTGAAGAGGGGGTG GTGGAGTGTAACTCCAAGCTGGATCCCACCAATACCACCTTCCTGAAG ATGGCTGACTCTGGTGGGCTGCCCCAGGTCACACAG cccGGCAAGCTGACCGAAGCCTTCAAGTACTTCCTGCAAGGCATGGGCTACA TGCCATCAGCCAGCATGACCCGCCTGGCACGCTCCCGCACAGCCTCCCTTACCAGCGCCAGCTCGATGGACGGCACCCGCCCACGTGCCTGCACCCACTCGGAGAGCACCGAGGCCATGGGGCAGATCAACCACACCATGGAGGTATCATGCTGA
- the NDRG4 gene encoding protein NDRG4 isoform X5, producing the protein MPECWDGEHDIETPYGLLHVVIRGSPKGNRPAILTYHDVGLNYKLCFNTFFNYEDMQEITKHFVVCHVDAPGQQAGASQFPQGYQYPSMDQLAAMLPSVVQHFGFKYVIGIGVGAGAYVLAKFALIFPDLVEGLVLMNIDPNGKGWIDWAATKLSGLTSTLPDNVLSHLFSQEELMNNTELVQSYRQQIGSVVNQFNLQLFLNMYNSRRDLDINRPGTVPNAKTLRCPVMLVVGDNAPAEEGVVECNSKLDPTNTTFLKQMADSGGLPQVTQPGKLTEAFKYFLQGMGYITHLKDRRLSGGTVPSASMTRLARSRTASLTSASSMDGTRPRACTHSESTEAMGQINHTMEVSC; encoded by the exons ATGCCGGAGTGCTGGGATGGG GAACATGACATTGAGACCCCCTATGGGCTGCTGCATGTGGTCATCCGGGGCTCACCCAAGGGGAATCGGCCAGCTATCCTGACATACCATGACGTGGGCCTCAACT ACAAGCTTTGCTTCAACACATTCTTCAACTATGAAGACATGCAGGAAATCACAAAGCACTTTGTGGTGTGCCACGTGGATGCACCAggccagcaggcaggagccTCGCAGTTCCCTCAGGG GTACCAGTACCCATCCATGGACCAGCTGGCTGCCATGTTACCTAGTGTGGTGCAACACTTTGG gtTCAAGTATGTGATTGGAATCGGCGTTGGGGCAGGAGCCTACGTGCTGGCCAAGTTTGCG CTCATCTTCCCTGACCTGGTTGAAGGGCTGGTCCTCATGAACATTGACCCCAACGGCAAGGGCTGGATTGACTGGGCAGCTACTAAA CTCTCTGGCCTCACTAGCACACTGCCAGACAATGTCCTGTCCCACCTGTTCAGCCAG GAAGAGCTGATGAACAACACGGAGCTGGTGCAGAGTTATCGCCAGCAGATCGGCAGTGTGGTGAACCAGTTCAACCTCCAGCTCTTCCTCAACATGTACAACAG CCGCAGGGACCTGGACATTAACCGGCCTGGGACTGTGCCCAATGCCAAGACACTGCG CTGCCCTGTGATGCTGGTGGTCGGAGATAATGCTCCTGCTGAAGAGGGGGTG GTGGAGTGTAACTCCAAGCTGGATCCCACCAATACCACCTTCCTGAAG CAGATGGCTGACTCTGGTGGGCTGCCCCAGGTCACACAG cccGGCAAGCTGACCGAAGCCTTCAAGTACTTCCTGCAAGGCATGGGCTACA TCACCCACCTGAAGGATCGGAGGCTGAGTGGAGGCACAG TGCCATCAGCCAGCATGACCCGCCTGGCACGCTCCCGCACAGCCTCCCTTACCAGCGCCAGCTCGATGGACGGCACCCGCCCACGTGCCTGCACCCACTCGGAGAGCACCGAGGCCATGGGGCAGATCAACCACACCATGGAGGTATCATGCTGA